One window of the Roseovarius sp. THAF9 genome contains the following:
- a CDS encoding acetyl-CoA C-acetyltransferase has protein sequence MTEAYIYDAVRTPRGKGRKDGALHEVTAVRLSTHVLNALKDRNGLDGHAVEDVIWGNVTQVMEQGGCLARTAVLASDLDESIPGLAINRFCASGMEAVNLAANQVKGGAGEAYIAGGVEMMGRVAMGSDGAAIAVDPSVAMDSYFVPQGISADIIATEYGFNRDQADALAVESQNRAAAAWKDNRFEKSIIEVKDQNGLTILDHDEYMRPGTDMQALGALNASFQQMGEVMPGFDAVAKLKYPHLEKINHIHHAGNSSGIVDGSAGVLIGSKEFGEKWGLKPRARIRQTCKIGTDPTIMLTGPVPATQKILADSGMNIGDIDLFEVNEAFASVVLRFMQAFDVDPELVNVNGGSIAMGHPLGATGAIIIGTLLDELERSDKEVGLATLCIASGMGAATIIERV, from the coding sequence ATGACCGAAGCCTATATCTATGACGCGGTCCGCACGCCGCGCGGCAAGGGCCGCAAGGACGGCGCGCTGCACGAGGTGACCGCAGTGCGCCTCAGCACCCATGTGCTGAACGCGCTGAAAGATCGCAACGGCCTTGATGGTCACGCGGTCGAGGACGTGATCTGGGGCAACGTCACGCAGGTGATGGAACAAGGCGGCTGCCTTGCACGGACCGCCGTGCTGGCCTCGGACCTCGATGAATCCATACCCGGCCTGGCCATCAACCGCTTTTGTGCGTCGGGCATGGAAGCCGTGAACCTGGCTGCGAACCAGGTCAAGGGCGGCGCGGGCGAGGCCTATATCGCCGGCGGCGTCGAGATGATGGGCCGCGTGGCCATGGGCAGCGACGGTGCGGCGATTGCCGTGGATCCCAGCGTGGCCATGGACAGCTATTTCGTCCCGCAGGGCATCAGCGCCGACATCATCGCCACCGAGTACGGCTTCAACCGCGACCAGGCCGATGCGCTGGCGGTTGAGAGCCAGAACCGCGCCGCAGCGGCGTGGAAAGATAACCGCTTCGAAAAGTCTATCATCGAGGTGAAGGACCAGAACGGCCTGACCATCCTCGATCATGACGAATATATGCGCCCCGGTACCGACATGCAGGCGCTGGGTGCGCTCAATGCCAGCTTCCAGCAGATGGGTGAGGTGATGCCCGGCTTCGACGCCGTGGCGAAGCTGAAATACCCGCACCTTGAGAAGATCAACCACATCCACCACGCCGGCAACAGCTCCGGCATCGTGGACGGCTCGGCCGGTGTACTGATTGGCTCCAAGGAATTCGGCGAGAAATGGGGCCTGAAGCCCCGCGCCCGCATCCGCCAGACCTGCAAGATCGGGACCGATCCGACGATCATGCTGACCGGCCCCGTACCTGCGACGCAGAAGATCCTGGCCGACAGCGGCATGAACATCGGCGACATCGACCTTTTCGAGGTGAACGAGGCCTTCGCCTCGGTCGTGTTGCGCTTCATGCAGGCCTTTGATGTCGATCCCGAGCTGGTCAACGTCAACGGCGGCTCCATCGCCATGGGCCACCCGCTGGGCGCCACTGGCGCGATCATCATCGGCACGCTGCTGGATGAACTGGAGCGCTCGGACAAGGAAGTCGGGCTGGCCACGCTTTGCATCGCGTCCGGCATGGGCGCGGCCACGATCATCGAACGCGTGTAA
- a CDS encoding 3-hydroxyacyl-CoA dehydrogenase NAD-binding domain-containing protein has product MTDFTMEKGADGVAIITWDTQGKSMNVMNMEGWPLLESLVDDALADDAVKGIVITSGKEGTFAGGMDLNVIAKMKEMAGDNPAQGLMDGLMNMHSILRKIERGGMDDKNKGGKPIAAALPGTALGIGLEIPLACHRIFAADNPKAKIGLPEIMVGIFPGAGGTTRLVRKLGAMGASPLLLEGKLNDPKKAKSAGVVDEVVPADELIAKAREWVLSEPSFVKPWDEKGYKMPGGAPYHPAGFMTFVGASAMVNGKTQGAFPAAKALLSAVYEGALVPFDTALKIEARWFTNVLMNPSSAAMIRSLFINKEALEKGANRPDVPDQKVKKVGVMGAGMMGAGIALVSAMAGMEVVLIDQKQEAADKGKAYTADYMDKGIKRGKATEEKKAATLDLITATTDYTALKGADLIIEAVFEDPGVKAEVTKEVLKVVGDDCIFATNTSTLPITELAKASDNPEQFIGIHFFSPVEKMMLVEIIKGAETGPRAVAKALDYVRQIRKTPIVVNDARFFYCNRCIIPYINEGIRMVAEGVTPALIDNAARQLGFPVGPLQLVDETSIDLGAKIARATKAAMGDNYPDAAVDEVIFWMEEEGRLGRKSNAGFFDYDEKGKRQGYWHGLEEKYPHAEDQPDLIEVQHRLMFAQVLEAVRALEEGVLEDIREGDVGAILAWGFAPWSGGPFSWLDIIGTPYAAERCDELTAKFGDRFATPDLLREMAGKNQSFYGRFGTQAEAA; this is encoded by the coding sequence ATGACTGATTTCACGATGGAAAAAGGCGCCGACGGCGTCGCGATCATCACCTGGGACACCCAAGGCAAGTCCATGAACGTGATGAACATGGAAGGCTGGCCCCTGCTGGAAAGCCTGGTTGACGACGCGCTGGCCGATGACGCGGTCAAAGGCATCGTCATCACCTCGGGCAAGGAGGGCACCTTTGCCGGGGGCATGGACCTCAACGTCATCGCCAAGATGAAGGAAATGGCCGGCGACAACCCGGCGCAGGGCTTGATGGACGGTCTGATGAACATGCACTCGATCCTGCGCAAGATCGAGCGCGGCGGCATGGACGACAAGAACAAGGGCGGCAAGCCCATCGCCGCCGCCCTGCCCGGCACGGCGCTTGGCATCGGGCTGGAGATTCCGCTCGCCTGCCACCGCATCTTTGCCGCCGACAACCCCAAGGCCAAGATCGGCCTGCCCGAGATCATGGTCGGCATCTTTCCCGGCGCGGGCGGCACCACCCGCCTTGTCCGCAAGCTGGGCGCAATGGGCGCCTCGCCCCTGCTTCTCGAAGGCAAGCTGAACGACCCCAAGAAAGCCAAGTCCGCCGGAGTGGTGGATGAGGTCGTGCCCGCCGACGAGCTGATCGCCAAGGCCAGGGAATGGGTCCTTTCCGAGCCCAGCTTCGTAAAGCCGTGGGACGAGAAAGGCTACAAGATGCCCGGCGGCGCGCCCTATCACCCGGCGGGCTTCATGACTTTCGTTGGCGCCTCGGCCATGGTCAACGGCAAGACGCAAGGTGCCTTCCCGGCGGCGAAGGCGCTGCTCTCTGCGGTCTATGAAGGTGCGCTCGTGCCCTTCGACACCGCGCTCAAGATCGAGGCGCGCTGGTTCACCAACGTCCTGATGAACCCCTCCTCGGCGGCCATGATCCGCAGTCTATTCATCAACAAGGAAGCGCTGGAAAAAGGCGCCAACCGCCCCGACGTGCCCGACCAGAAGGTCAAGAAGGTCGGCGTCATGGGTGCCGGCATGATGGGCGCGGGCATCGCGCTGGTCTCGGCCATGGCGGGGATGGAGGTCGTGTTGATCGACCAGAAACAGGAAGCCGCCGACAAGGGCAAAGCCTATACCGCCGACTACATGGACAAGGGCATCAAGCGCGGCAAGGCCACCGAAGAGAAGAAGGCCGCGACGCTGGACCTTATCACCGCGACCACCGATTACACCGCGCTGAAAGGCGCGGACCTGATCATCGAGGCCGTGTTCGAGGATCCGGGGGTCAAGGCCGAGGTCACCAAGGAAGTTCTGAAAGTCGTGGGCGACGATTGCATCTTCGCCACCAACACCTCGACCCTGCCCATCACGGAACTGGCCAAGGCATCGGACAATCCCGAGCAGTTCATCGGCATCCACTTCTTCTCGCCCGTCGAGAAGATGATGCTGGTCGAGATCATCAAGGGTGCGGAAACCGGCCCACGGGCAGTGGCGAAAGCACTGGATTACGTGCGGCAAATCCGCAAGACGCCCATCGTCGTGAATGACGCGCGGTTCTTCTACTGCAACCGCTGCATCATCCCCTACATCAACGAGGGCATCCGCATGGTGGCCGAGGGCGTGACGCCCGCGCTGATCGACAACGCCGCGCGTCAGCTGGGCTTCCCGGTGGGGCCGCTGCAACTGGTCGACGAGACCTCGATCGACCTTGGCGCCAAGATTGCCCGCGCCACCAAGGCCGCGATGGGCGACAACTACCCGGATGCCGCCGTGGACGAGGTGATCTTCTGGATGGAAGAAGAGGGCCGCCTAGGACGCAAGTCCAACGCGGGCTTCTTCGACTATGACGAGAAGGGCAAGCGGCAGGGCTACTGGCACGGGCTGGAGGAGAAATACCCCCATGCCGAAGACCAGCCCGACCTGATCGAAGTGCAGCATCGCCTGATGTTCGCACAGGTGCTGGAAGCGGTGCGTGCGCTGGAAGAAGGCGTTCTGGAAGACATCCGCGAAGGCGATGTCGGCGCGATCCTCGCCTGGGGCTTCGCGCCCTGGTCGGGCGGTCCGTTCTCGTGGCTCGACATCATCGGCACGCCCTACGCGGCCGAGCGATGCGACGAGTTGACGGCCAAGTTCGGCGACCGCTTCGCGACGCCGGATCTGCTGCGCGAGATGGCCGGCAAGAACCAGTCCTTCTACGGACGTTTCGGCACGCAGGCAGAAGCCGCATAG
- a CDS encoding Hint domain-containing protein → MFGWTSTLGKRESFGNANATAVKSGLISGTKVATGMGWRPVEAIAEGDKVLTFDGGLQTITKVSRVRLWSGQDHCPRQFWPLEVPADALGNREVMRVLPGQNIMVESDAAEDLYGDPFTLMPAEAIEGLYGVARTPPEGDVEVVVLHFAADQVVFAENGALFFCPAFADMVDAAFAEEARPFYSVLSMDEARFLAVQIEEEIAAACSNSPQDVWAAAVPA, encoded by the coding sequence ATGTTCGGATGGACGTCCACGCTTGGAAAGCGCGAAAGCTTTGGGAATGCGAACGCAACAGCAGTCAAATCGGGGCTGATTTCCGGCACGAAAGTGGCGACCGGCATGGGCTGGCGCCCGGTCGAGGCGATTGCGGAGGGCGACAAGGTGCTGACCTTTGACGGCGGGCTTCAGACGATCACGAAAGTGAGCCGCGTCCGTCTGTGGAGCGGGCAGGACCACTGCCCGCGTCAGTTCTGGCCGCTGGAGGTGCCCGCGGATGCGCTGGGCAACCGCGAGGTGATGCGGGTCTTGCCGGGCCAGAATATCATGGTGGAAAGCGATGCGGCCGAGGACCTCTACGGCGACCCCTTCACCCTGATGCCCGCCGAGGCGATCGAGGGGCTTTACGGTGTCGCCCGCACCCCGCCCGAGGGCGATGTCGAAGTTGTGGTCTTGCATTTCGCCGCCGACCAGGTGGTGTTCGCGGAAAACGGGGCGCTCTTCTTCTGCCCCGCCTTTGCCGACATGGTCGATGCGGCCTTCGCCGAAGAGGCGCGCCCGTTCTACTCGGTCCTGTCGATGGACGAGGCGCGGTTCCTGGCGGTGCAGATCGAAGAAGAGATTGCCGCAGCTTGCTCCAATTCGCCCCAGGACGTTTGGGCAGCGGCTGTTCCGGCGTAG
- a CDS encoding sulfotransferase family 2 domain-containing protein, with the protein MIISPGRNYIFVHIPKTGGTSLALALEGRAMRDDILIGDTPKAKKRRRRIKDVQSAGRLWKHSTLADLDGLVTPGFVAQGLCFTLVRNPWDRMVSYYHWLRTQTFDHPAVSRAKTADFTGFLNAADMQAAIRTWDYARYMRRADGQDQAGLFIRLEHFEDEAEPLWDHLGFRLDLPHENRSDRGQDYRVYYNETDAELLSRLCAPDIERFGYQF; encoded by the coding sequence ATGATCATCTCGCCCGGAAGAAACTATATCTTCGTGCACATCCCCAAGACGGGAGGCACCTCCCTGGCGCTGGCGCTGGAAGGACGCGCAATGCGGGACGACATCCTGATCGGTGACACGCCGAAAGCGAAAAAGCGGCGGAGGCGGATCAAGGATGTGCAAAGCGCCGGTCGGTTGTGGAAACATTCCACGCTGGCCGATCTCGACGGGCTGGTGACGCCCGGTTTCGTGGCGCAGGGCTTGTGCTTCACCTTGGTGCGCAACCCGTGGGACAGGATGGTCAGCTACTATCACTGGTTGCGGACCCAGACATTCGACCATCCCGCCGTCTCCAGGGCCAAGACCGCCGATTTCACCGGATTTCTCAATGCGGCGGACATGCAGGCCGCAATCCGCACCTGGGATTATGCCCGCTATATGCGCAGGGCGGATGGGCAGGATCAGGCCGGGCTTTTCATCCGGCTGGAGCATTTCGAAGACGAGGCCGAGCCGCTGTGGGATCACCTTGGGTTCCGCTTGGACCTGCCGCATGAGAACCGGTCGGACCGCGGGCAGGACTATCGCGTGTATTACAATGAGACCGATGCCGAACTGTTGTCGCGGCTGTGCGCGCCGGATATCGAAAGGTTCGGCTATCAATTCTGA
- a CDS encoding AMP-binding protein yields the protein MGWMKDETGLERTAANYVPLTPLSHLRRASHVFPDHEALVYGSFRKTYAEYYERVTRLASALQKIGIEPGDVVATILPNIPAHAEAHFGVPACGAVLNAINTRVEADTIAYILDHGEAKVVMVDPQFLSTTLEAIDKMDGPAPKIIEVPDDLAGVKPYGDHQLYEDFLETGDPDFQWIMPQDEWESLALNYTSGTTGRPKGVVYHHRGAYLLTMGSVVTWPLPRHARYLTIVPLFHCNNWNHTWAIPMVGGTVVCCRDITAANIYNAIADEGVTHFGAAPIVLNMIVNAKDEERREFDHAVNVFTAGAPPPAATLRAIEPLGFDVSQVYGLTETYGHVTECMWHDRWDDLPEEERYAIKARTGILMPFMDDITALDPDTMEQVPMDGETQGEVMIRGNAVMKGYLKNPKATEEAFRGGYFHSGDIAYQHEDGYLKIADRAKDIIISGGENISSVEIEGALMMHPAVLLCAVVAMPDEKWGEVPCAFVEVKETATVTEQDLIAFCRERLAGFKCPKKVVFEELPKTSTGKIQKFELRKAFK from the coding sequence ATGGGTTGGATGAAGGATGAAACCGGTCTCGAAAGAACCGCCGCGAACTACGTGCCGCTGACGCCCCTGTCGCACCTGCGGCGCGCGTCACATGTATTTCCCGATCACGAGGCCCTGGTCTACGGCAGCTTCCGCAAGACCTATGCGGAGTATTACGAGCGCGTCACCCGCCTCGCCTCTGCCTTGCAGAAGATCGGTATCGAACCCGGCGACGTCGTGGCGACAATCCTGCCCAATATTCCCGCCCATGCCGAGGCGCATTTCGGCGTGCCTGCTTGCGGGGCAGTGCTGAACGCCATAAACACCCGGGTCGAGGCCGACACGATCGCGTACATCCTCGATCATGGCGAGGCCAAGGTGGTGATGGTCGACCCGCAATTCCTGTCCACGACGCTCGAGGCGATCGACAAAATGGACGGCCCCGCGCCCAAGATCATCGAGGTGCCCGACGATCTGGCCGGCGTGAAGCCCTATGGCGACCATCAGCTCTACGAGGATTTCCTGGAAACCGGCGACCCCGATTTTCAGTGGATCATGCCACAGGACGAATGGGAAAGCCTCGCGCTGAACTACACCTCCGGCACCACCGGGCGGCCCAAGGGCGTGGTCTATCACCACCGCGGCGCCTACCTGCTGACCATGGGTAGCGTGGTGACATGGCCCCTGCCGCGCCACGCGCGCTACCTCACCATCGTTCCCCTATTCCATTGCAACAACTGGAACCACACTTGGGCGATCCCGATGGTCGGCGGCACAGTGGTCTGCTGTCGCGACATCACCGCGGCCAATATCTATAACGCCATCGCGGACGAGGGCGTCACCCACTTCGGCGCGGCCCCCATCGTGCTGAACATGATCGTCAACGCCAAAGATGAAGAACGGCGCGAGTTCGATCACGCGGTCAATGTCTTCACCGCGGGCGCTCCGCCCCCTGCCGCCACCCTGCGCGCGATCGAGCCGTTGGGCTTTGACGTTTCGCAGGTCTACGGCCTGACCGAAACCTACGGTCACGTCACCGAATGCATGTGGCATGATCGCTGGGACGACCTGCCCGAGGAAGAACGCTATGCCATCAAGGCGCGGACCGGCATCCTCATGCCCTTCATGGACGATATCACCGCGCTCGATCCCGACACCATGGAACAGGTTCCGATGGATGGCGAAACGCAGGGTGAGGTCATGATCCGCGGCAATGCAGTGATGAAAGGCTACCTCAAGAACCCCAAGGCCACCGAGGAAGCGTTCCGCGGCGGCTACTTCCACTCCGGCGACATCGCCTATCAGCACGAGGACGGCTATCTCAAGATCGCCGACCGCGCCAAGGACATCATTATTTCCGGGGGCGAGAACATCAGCTCGGTCGAGATCGAAGGCGCGTTGATGATGCACCCAGCGGTCCTCCTATGCGCCGTGGTGGCCATGCCGGACGAGAAGTGGGGTGAGGTGCCCTGCGCCTTCGTCGAGGTCAAGGAAACCGCCACCGTTACTGAACAGGACCTCATTGCCTTCTGTCGCGAGCGGCTGGCCGGGTTCAAATGCCCCAAGAAGGTCGTGTTCGAGGAACTGCCCAAGACGTCCACCGGCAAAATTCAGAAGTTCGAATTGCGAAAGGCTTTCAAATAA
- a CDS encoding SPOR domain-containing protein has product MKLTRVLAIAAIATTVVHGGAVAQSDSGARVPAEFPPSSYTGRQYVDSRGCVFIRAGIDGDVTWVPRVTRGRKVICGFKPSLGAGTATASARPAPAQTAARQPEVITVPQQSAAAPKPAPTTRRVATAPKKVVRPAPASKPAAPRTAATSPKIITVSPRTVAAPKPAPKPAPKTRRAVQSLPACQGASAVSQRYVQSRPGLAVRCGPQTTPHANVISGGSGTGTAIRVATATPAAQTQPAPASVVQPGQVVTPREVQSPPVRVAPRHVYERQVNSTRGVYVPEGYQPVWEDGRLNPQRAHQTFAGKAMMDVAWTKTVPRRLINRRTGREVTHNYPGLQYPYTSFEQQRAAGVIIATRGQMVPDPITVVRGRDGQVRTVKRTRNVAKTALRRQTVKPTVSTRSSAPKAPAKAASHRYVQVGIFSAPELARSAAQRLANAGLPARMGKTTHKGQPYTSVVVGPFGTQSQLQSGMQAVRRAGYPNAYFRK; this is encoded by the coding sequence ATGAAACTGACGCGTGTTCTGGCGATAGCTGCAATCGCCACAACTGTCGTCCACGGCGGAGCCGTGGCGCAGAGTGATTCAGGTGCAAGGGTTCCGGCGGAGTTTCCACCGTCGAGTTACACCGGACGCCAATATGTCGACAGCAGGGGATGCGTATTCATCCGCGCCGGGATCGACGGAGACGTTACCTGGGTGCCGCGTGTGACGCGGGGACGCAAGGTGATCTGCGGATTCAAGCCGTCTTTGGGTGCTGGTACCGCGACCGCATCGGCGCGCCCCGCGCCGGCGCAAACCGCCGCACGACAACCCGAGGTCATTACCGTACCGCAACAGTCCGCCGCGGCGCCGAAGCCGGCCCCGACGACCAGGCGCGTGGCGACTGCGCCGAAGAAAGTCGTGCGCCCGGCCCCGGCGTCGAAGCCCGCCGCGCCCCGCACTGCTGCAACCTCGCCCAAGATCATCACGGTCTCGCCCAGAACGGTGGCCGCGCCGAAACCTGCGCCGAAGCCGGCCCCGAAGACCCGGCGCGCGGTGCAGAGCCTGCCTGCCTGTCAGGGCGCGAGCGCGGTCTCGCAGCGCTACGTCCAGAGCAGGCCGGGCCTCGCGGTGCGGTGCGGTCCGCAAACCACGCCGCATGCCAACGTGATTTCCGGCGGGTCCGGCACCGGCACTGCCATCCGCGTCGCCACGGCAACCCCTGCGGCGCAGACGCAGCCTGCGCCCGCCTCTGTGGTACAGCCCGGGCAAGTGGTGACCCCGCGGGAGGTGCAGTCGCCGCCCGTGCGCGTGGCACCGCGCCATGTCTACGAGCGGCAGGTCAACAGCACGCGCGGCGTTTACGTGCCCGAAGGCTATCAGCCTGTCTGGGAAGACGGCCGTTTGAACCCGCAACGCGCGCACCAGACTTTTGCCGGCAAGGCGATGATGGATGTCGCCTGGACCAAGACCGTGCCGCGCCGCCTGATCAACCGGCGCACGGGGCGCGAGGTGACGCATAACTATCCCGGGTTGCAGTATCCCTATACCAGCTTCGAACAGCAGCGAGCGGCGGGCGTTATCATCGCCACACGGGGCCAGATGGTGCCCGACCCGATCACCGTCGTGCGTGGCCGCGACGGGCAGGTCCGCACCGTCAAGCGGACCCGCAATGTCGCCAAGACCGCCCTCCGCAGGCAGACCGTGAAACCAACGGTGTCGACACGGTCCTCTGCGCCCAAGGCACCGGCCAAGGCTGCCAGCCATCGCTATGTGCAGGTCGGGATCTTCAGTGCGCCGGAGCTGGCCCGCAGCGCGGCGCAGCGGCTTGCCAATGCCGGGCTTCCCGCGCGGATGGGCAAGACGACGCATAAGGGGCAACCCTACACTTCGGTTGTCGTCGGTCCGTTCGGAACGCAATCACAGCTTCAATCGGGGATGCAGGCCGTGCGCCGCGCGGGTTATCCCAACGCCTATTTCCGCAAGTGA